In the Carassius gibelio isolate Cgi1373 ecotype wild population from Czech Republic chromosome A2, carGib1.2-hapl.c, whole genome shotgun sequence genome, one interval contains:
- the LOC128021954 gene encoding biogenesis of lysosome-related organelles complex 1 subunit 6-like, with protein sequence MERQEEDEEEEVCRVLEDVMCVDQQTVERLTDGFLSHYLPELCSSKQALQELTQNQVILLDTLEQEVTKFRECNATIDLNALFTEAKVYHSKLLNIRREMIALHDKTSRLKKRALKLQQHKQKEDLEREQRREREQERERRLIAKPAKRSDAEPQ encoded by the exons ATGGAGAGAcaggaggaagatgaagaggaggaag TGTGCCGTGTGCTGGAGGACGTCATGTGTGTGGACCAACAGACGGTGGAGCGTCTGACAGACGGCTTTCTGTCTCACTATCTGCCAGAACTGTGCTCCTCCAAACAAGCGCTGCAGGAGCTGAC ACAAAACCAGGTGATTCTGCTGGATACACTGGAACAGGAAGTCACAAAGTTCCGCGAGTGCAACGCCACGATTGATCTGAACGCTCTG TTCACAGAGGCCAAAGTTTATCACAGCAAACTGCTGAACATCCGCAGAGAAATGATCGCTCTGCACGACAAGACGAGCAGACTGAAG AAGCGAGCGCTGAAGCTGCAGCAGCACAAACAGAAGGAGGATCTGGAGCGTGAgcagcggagagagagagagcaggagcgaGAGAGACGCCTCATCGCCAAACCTGCTAAACGCAGCGACGCCGAACCACAGTGA